Proteins encoded within one genomic window of Eurosta solidaginis isolate ZX-2024a chromosome 1, ASM4086904v1, whole genome shotgun sequence:
- the Sec20 gene encoding vesicle transport protein SEC20: MNMQKYTLQSIRQDLIDNNLQVKAIIQDILTYRGNIHELEALNEAGRAKLAALRKSIQHLDDWAYDTSDAELSKEVDLHRDQFSQTLQAFRKANVATRIEIDKANREELMAITGETDLRHRPGGAASRHNRGSLVSQENNVTEKMLAISRHLSETTQKSAITLETLVASSQNVEATRDELHNTAGSISQSGKLLKKYGRRECTDKMLLFFAFVFFLACVFYIVQKRLF, from the exons ATGAATATGCAAAAATATACTTTACAGTCCATACGACAAGATTTGATTGATAACAATTTGCAGGTGAAAGCAATAATACAG GATATATTAACATATCGTGGCAATATACACGAATTAGAGGCACTAAACGAGGCTGGGCGTGCTAAATTAGCTGCATTGCGTAAAAGCATACAACATCTAGATGATTGGGCATATGACACTAGCGATGCTGAGCTCTCCAAAGAAGTCGACTTGCACAGAGATCAATTTTCACAAACTTTACAAGCATTCCGCAAGGCTAATGTAGCAACTCGTATAGAAATAGATAAAGCTAATCGTGAAGAACTTATGGCCATAACAGGTGAAACTGATTTGCGGCATAGACCTGGTGGTGCGGCGTCACGTCACAATCGTGGTAGCTTAGTGTCACAAGAGAACAATGTAACTGAAAAAATGCTAGCCATATCACGGCATCTATCTGAAACCACACAAAAAAGTGCCATAACGTTGGAAACTTTGGTAGCCTCGTCACAAAATGTCGAAGCTACACGTGATGAGCTTCACAATACGGCCGGTTCCATTTCTCAGTCGGGaaagcttttaaaaaaatatggaCGTCGAGAGTGTACAGATAAAATGctgctcttttttgcattcgttttTTTCTTGGCATGTGTATTTTACATTGTACAAAAGCGTTTGTTCTAG